gttttcaaaatttgtcaTCCATGGGCactaaattttcaagcaaaagaTTTACTAGTATTGCATTATTCAGAGTTCTTTTCTATGATGATTCTGCTGGTTTTGTGTATTTGGGGCAGACCACATACATAGAGAATGCAGTTTTTGTGACCAAAGGCAGAGAAGTGAAATATAACACAATGCTTCGTTTGGTAGCTAGCTTGGACCTTTCAAGCAACATGTTATCTGGAGAAATCCCTGAAGAGCTAACCAACCTCAATAGCCTACAAACGTTGAATTTATCCTATAATCTTTTGACCGGAAGAATCCCTTCCCAAATTGGTGATATGGGAACATTAGAGTCGCTTGATTTGTCCGTGAACCAACTTTCTGGCGAAATTTCTCCAAGCATCTCGAATTTGACATTTCTCGATTATCTGAATTTGTCCTATAACAATTTGATAGGGCAGATTCCGAAAAGCACTCAGCTTCAGAACTTTGATCAGTCTAGTTATGTTGGCAATAAACTTTATGGACCTCCATTGGAAGAGCGTTGCAATATAAATGAGGCCATGGCACCGGTAGATGATGAGAAGCACATAGAAGGTCATTTACTTGAAGACGGTGGGTTCTATTTGAGCTTAGGGCTTGGATTTGCATTCGGGTTTTGGATTGTTCTTGGTTCATTGCTGTCTAATGTGCCATGGAGCAATGCATTTTCTCAATTCCAAAATAGCATTGTGAAGAAGTTCTATGCTACAATCATTGAATGTTATTAACTATTTTGAGCAGTTAGAGCGAGTTTGTGTGGTTTGTTTCTAGTTTTGTGCTATACTGATGAAGTGTTACATTGTTGTATGCTACTTTGTGCCAATTTAGtttatcttttctttgatttttatctTTTCCATAATAAAATTGTAAGATTGGCTttataaatatgaaattccaGATACGGTCAagaggaaatatatatatatatatgcttaagTTGAAGTTCAATGTGAAATGGGTCTCACAACTAACCtctattttttagaaaaattggaAATTCCTTCCCTTGGAGGCTTGCGTGTATAAATCCTTAAGTTAGATGAGTTTAATTATGATTTCTCTTGTAGATATGCAATTTTCTCAAGCATATATGTTGAATGAGCCATCTGTTTTCTTCTTTCATATGACTTGTTGAAGGTTCTTTAATTATTGAGGACAACTTACATTACATGCTATAATTGCTACCGAAAACGTGGCCCGATACTCCAAATATCATGATATaattgtttaaaatattttttttaaaatttttaaccaattgtATCATAATACTTAATTCACCTGGCCCTCTATGCACACTGAAAATTTTCGCTACGTGGCCACCAATGCCCAATAAAATTCCTGCGTTAGTGTATTTTTGCTCACTTGCTCACCACACACTTTCTAAGCTACCATGTGTCCTCCCACTTAACTATTATTaacttataatttatttataaaaaaaaaaactcaaaaaaattaaaaacttaaacataaataaaataaaaaaactcaacaGTGTCCAAAGCAACCGCCTATATCCCCTGGCCGCCGAGCAATCCTTCATCTCTGTCGCGCCTTTTTTCACTGTGTCCCGTTTTTCTTCTCCATTGTTGTTTATTCCATTTTAACCAACAACGGCTCCGCAGCCATCATGATCATTTTGTATAGTGAGATGGAAATTAGAGGCGCTGGAAGCGACGGAGGGAGGCGGGGGTGGCAatagaagagaagagaaggagGGGACTTGAAAATGGTGGGGGACTTTAGAGTTGGGAAGCTCAAATGAAAGAGAAGGGGGAAAACGCGAGAAATGAGAAAtgggaggaagaaagaagataCAGATGAAACGGTCtacataaaaatattaattaaaaatttttcATGGGAATTGTCgttggcattccaaaaatctcattctatacttcaaattttttatatttggaaaaaaaaatacgtgtagaatgagatttttgaaatgccaatAACTCTTCTATTTTAGATAAACGCTAAAATGATGATTAAAGTATTATTATAATAAAAGAATTattattaacactttaaaaatctcattatacagtacttataaatgtaatttttttttactaattatagaaagtttagaattgaaaatgagatttttgtattctcaataacaatttcctataataaaatattaataataaatgaaaattttaatgagGGTTAAGTAAGAGGACACTTGGCAGGCTCAGAGGAGTGTGTTTGGgagttgagagagagaaaacGTGAAAGAAGCAAGCGGCTGGGGAGGCGGCGTCAGAGAGTCGGAGCAGGACAGAAGAAAGGGAAGAGAAAGATCCATGACCCGCTTAAATACACACACCGAACGGGAAGTGAGAGAGCGAAGCAAACATGGGGAAGGGTCCCTTCTCTTTCAAGCGCAGCAGCAGCATCCGCCGCCGCCCCAAGAAGTTCATTGGCCCTCCCCCTTCCCCTTTCCCCTCGCCGCCGCAACAAATTCCATCTCCTCCGCACTCCAACAATGTCAATATCAACAATACCAATaccaacaataataataatagtctGAGCGCGATTGTTGCTGGCGGCGGCTGCGtgaaggggaagaagaaggccGGAGGAGCCAGGCTTTGGATGCGGTTTGACCGCTTCGAGGGATCAGAGCTCGTCGAGTATGACAAGAATGTTATTATTCGACGCGCTGCCATTCCCACCTGGGACTTGAGGATTCTCGGCCCTGTCTTCTCCCATTCCTCCAGCATCCTTGgtactcctcctcctcccttttttttttttttatatcttatTTTGTCAATTATCTTACTTTATATGTGAATTCTCTtctgggttttgcaaatttgattaagCATTGCAGCTGCATTAGGGTTAGTGTTACTTTATTTGCTGGTTTTTTAATTGTGTAGCCATAGCAGACCATGATGACCAATGGAAATATGTTTTCTCATTTCAATTGCAGCTAGGGAGAAGGCCATGGTGGTTAATTTAGAGTTTATAAAGGCTATAGTTACAGCGGAAGAGGTTTTGTTGCTTGATCCTCTTTGGCAGGAGGTTCTTCCATTTGCGGATCAGCTAAGGCAACAACTTCCTCAGAAAAGGCAATCCAGGATAGAAGAAGCAAGTCCACTTGATGAACAAGGTAATGGAATGAATGTTTCAACCAGAAGGCAATGGTTACCTGTTCCTGAAGTCGTTGAAGGTGTGCAGTGTGATCTCCCATTTGAGTTTCAGGTTCCGAAGATTGCATTAGAAGTCGTCTGCACATACTTGAATTTTAGTGTGGCAGACCTTGAGCGAGAAGCCTACCCTGTTTTAGATGAACTGGCTAGAAATGTTAGCACCAAAAACCTTGAACTTGTGAGGAGTTTGAAAAGCATTCTTACGCGTTTGCTTGCACGTGTACAGAAGGTATGTTTGCTTAACCCTTCTTCTTGAGGGATATCATTTGTCATTATTCtctttgttatattttttcaGATGATTTGCTATGCTGCATGTCTAATTTCAATTCTTTCGGGCATCAATAACCTGAAGCAACTTGGAGTTAAAATGTTTGTCAATTCATAGTTTTTGTgatatttcaatttgttttgaaaactgaaaaaggGTTTTGGAGCCACTGGTGCCTTAAATGATATAACACTATCAACTATGATTATAAAGCAGTAAATCCCAGATTGACATAAGTAAACCCCAGTTAAGTGTCTCTGCAGAATCTGCTTCAAGAATGTTTCATGAATTAGGAACTGAAACAAACAGATACATCAATATGTCAAAGATAGAAATTTGTAATGGTAGTGTGCTTGTAAAATGTCATTCAATTCACTAATAAAAGCATCTTTACATTCATTTAGCAATATTTCTGGTCACCTAGTTACATGGGGTTGGTTGTTTGGGCTAGATGCTATGGTTGTTTGGCTCACTGAATAATTTGATTATAAGCCATTGTCATCAATTCTTGTTTTGTTGAGTTACCTTTATTTGTGTTTCATATTTTAAGTCACATGGAAATACAATTGTGCTTTTCATAGTCTTTCCTGCATTCATGCCATATGAAGAATAGCAAGGGTTTCTGGCATCGAAGGCCCAAACTTTAAATCAAACCTTAGCCTAAGTTTAATGCAAAAGTAAATATAAAAGGGTTTAGGAAATTGAAATTATGATGTTTGAGATGACAAAGCTCCGTTTTCTAAATCCTCCTATGGGTAAGTGACACGAAGGTTTGAATAATTTTTGAAGGCCCTCACGTTTTGGTGAATAATTTCTAATGAGATTTTTGTTACCACACTTCCTTTAAACTTGTCCTGGTTTTAGTATTGACATAGTTAGCCTGTATAACTGAGTGCATATGAAGTGAATCGTATTCGGAGTTAGGTTTTATTATGTTGAAAATTGATCGACAGGGGGCTTCTCTTGAAATTGTTTCTACTTGATGGGGTGGCAAAACCAACATCTAGACCTGACATTTTCAACCCGACCTGTTAACCCGatccgacccaacccgttaaaaTTAGTATTCGAGTGAGTGTTGAACGGATCAGGTGGTTAACGGGTCAATTCGTTAAATAACGGGTCATTTTGGGTGAACCTGCGAAACCCGTAAACCACCCGTTAACACCTGTTATTGAGGatttttgtgtaatttcaatATTCCTAATAGAAAACCCTCACTCTGTCGAATTTCGTAAACCTAAGactaccaaaaaaacaaaaacaagaacttTACTTAACACTGGGGACTCTGCCTGGACCTCAGGTCCTCAACCTTGAACTCCACTGGAACCCCAACCTCAAAGCCCAAATCCCTCTCTCCCTGTTTCTCTCTGTACTGTAAAATCTTTCGGGTGTCTCTGAAATGCTGAGACTTTTGCTGTCGCGGTAGAGAAAGTACAAATCTCAGTGTTACAAGCAAAGAACTGAAAtgcataaaaataatatatatagagaggtgtatatatatgtatattataatgATATAAGAATTGAAGGACGAAGTAAAGCGTACCGGGACAGGGTAAGGACTTGGGTTTTGAATCGCATTGAAGAGATTGGTTGGCAGTGATGGAGTCGGCTGCAAGGAAGACTTGGGTTTTGAGGTAGCAGAAGAAAACAACTGAAAGCACCAATCTTTTCTTGGTTTGGATGaaatgcaaaaacaaaaacaaaaaaaaaaaaaaaattgttaacggGTGAAAT
This Pyrus communis chromosome 6, drPyrComm1.1, whole genome shotgun sequence DNA region includes the following protein-coding sequences:
- the LOC137735978 gene encoding magnesium transporter MRS2-4-like; amino-acid sequence: MGKGPFSFKRSSSIRRRPKKFIGPPPSPFPSPPQQIPSPPHSNNVNINNTNTNNNNNSLSAIVAGGGCVKGKKKAGGARLWMRFDRFEGSELVEYDKNVIIRRAAIPTWDLRILGPVFSHSSSILAREKAMVVNLEFIKAIVTAEEVLLLDPLWQEVLPFADQLRQQLPQKRQSRIEEASPLDEQGNGMNVSTRRQWLPVPEVVEGVQCDLPFEFQVPKIALEVVCTYLNFSVADLEREAYPVLDELARNVSTKNLELVRSLKSILTRLLARVQKVRDELEHLLDDNEDMLSMIVETLISGIFGMNIPCILYTKKGIFEPFVGGITAFSVLLFFLKFGYARWKKLLDT